The genomic stretch ATCAGCATATGGTTTTTTATCTGTGATTGTTCGTTCTAATAAGTTCTCAATATTTACTTCCATTAATTTATACCTTTTGTAGTTTGTATATTGATTTCTTTCTTCAACACTACGTATAAAAATTACTTTTTGAGAATCTTCTGATAGTATAGGATTCTTATCACTTTTATTGAACGTTAATTGTTTTTTTATTCCTTCAGAATTTATAGCGAATAAGTTATCATCTTCAATAATAATTTTTGCTATTATTACTTTTGAATCATCAGTAGTTTGAGAGTTGTTACTTTTTTTACTTTCACAACTCATTAAAATTAGAATCAAGAATGATAATCGTATTGTATTTTTCATATTTAGTGTAGTATTACTAATGTGGAATTGAAAGAAATATTTTCTATAAAACTATTACTTTTTACTTTTAAAGAAAAATATTATTCAATCGAGTTGAATATTTTCTTCTTCAAAGCACATTTTTCCTTTATTCAAGAACGATATTGATTCACTAATTAGATAAGTTTTGTTTATTTTCAACACAAACACACAGTACAAATCAACAAAAAACTAATCAACAAAAGAGCGCAGCGACCTTAAAGCAAAGCGACCTAATCATCATCTACCCGATTATCATCAAAACTAGAAAGTAAAATCTTTGGAATATACTTAATGACAATCGGTAACAATAACATTCCGCCAGGCAACATAAAAATTGCCAAACTTGGAATAGTTTTAAAAATATCTAACAACTGATCTTTCACACGTTTTTGCTCTTCATCTGTGAGCGATCGTGTGGTAGATTGCGAAAGTAACGACATCAACTCCTTACTTTCATACAATTCCGAAGCCAACCGTTTTTTATTTCTATTGATTAATGTTGTCACCATATTGCTAGAATTTTCATAAAAACTCTTCACCATATTGCGCGATTTTAACAAAGCAATATCATCTCTATGTTCGGTGTAAAACAAGTGAATATCATCGGTTGCTTTTAAAAGTATTTTCTTCGAAATTTTCAAGTCTTTCCCTAAACGATTCAATAAATCACGTTCTTGGTCGTCAATTGTTTTATCTGTCCAAAAAGTCATACATACCAAATCAATAATATACTGTTTCGTCAGCGGATTGGTTATATATTGCAAAATATCATCGTATTGCAAGCGAATTCTATTATCAAAACGAAAAGAAGCTTCAAACAATTTAATCAAACTAGTATCATACTTCGTTTTAACTTTCTTTAAATCAAGTGCTTCAAAAATAATGGCTTCAATCGACGCTTCTAAATTTCGAAGATATACATTAGTAACTTCGCCCGTTTGGATATACTTCTCATAAGCAAGTATATCAACAAAAAGTAAAGTATTGGTAATGAAATAATTGAATTTTTTGGTAATTACGTTGTCGTCAATCGCGATTCGTTTATTAAGCATACTTTCGAGTAAATCGTATGATTTTTTCTTTCCCATAAACAATTCTTCAAGAAAAGAACTCTTATAATCTGCCACCATATTGTAGAATCCTGTGACGCTATCAATAAAATTTTCTTCTGAACGATAATGTTCGTGCATAAACAGAAACGACAATAACATATTGACTTTACACAATTCTTCATGTGACAAATCGTTGGTGTCAATCATATCAAAAAGTGTACGAAAATTGGTTCCATAAATAAATCCGCACGATTTTAAATCGTTATAAAAATCGTCTAGCGTATGTTGCTTTTCCTTCTGAGGAAGCGCACGATAATCTTGGAGTAGTTTTTTTATCCAACCTTTGGAAGATGGGTTCATGATTGCTCTAATATTATACCAATCAACTTCAAAATAACCAATTAAATTTGTTTCTATTTCCTTTATACTTCAATATAAAATATAAGCGTAACTAAGGCTATGCTGATATTTTCTTTTTTTGTCTAAATAAAATATAATTCAAATTTTGCATCAATTATTTTAAAATTTATTGGGTATTAAACGCAAAAATAAAGCTACTTTGGAATAAGTAGCTTTATAAATACATTATTTTTTAATTTCTTATTGAATTATTCCGCCACAACTTACGCGTCCTCCTGCATCTCCAGTTGGTTGCGTTACAAAATCATCGGTTCCTTGATGCACAATAATTGCTTTTCCAACAATATTTTTGTTTTCATCATCACAATCAATACACCACTGATCAGTAGTAAAAGTAATAGTTCCAAGACCATCCGCTTTTACTTCAAAGTTTCCAATGTCGCCTTTGTGATATCCTTCTGCTGCTCCCCATTTTCCATGTGGTTGTGCTGTCGGATTCCAATGTCCACCAGTTGATTTTCCATCAGCGGAAGAACAATCTGCTTTCTCATGAATGTGAATTGCATGTTTTCCTTCGTCTAAACCTTCCATAATAGCTGACATGGTTACTTTCCCATCTTTTTCTGCAAATACGACTTTTCCAAAAACTTTACTATCACTTTTTGGTTCTAAAGAGAATGTAATTTTCTTTGTCTCAGTCTCTTCCGTTGTTACAGTTTCTGTTTCCGCTTTTGTCGGATCTTTTTTATCTTCTTTTTTCTTACAACTTACGGATAGCACTAACAGTGCTGAAGCTGCAATTAATATTACTTTTTTCATTATTTTTGGATATTTATTTAATTATTGTATTTAACAAGGTAAGCAGATAATCAAACAAAAACAACAAAATAGTATCTGATTAAAAATAAGTTCCTAAACAGCTTAATTTTTAAACGGTTCTTCTTTCTTTAAATACATATCTAAAAACTTCAAAATTCGACTATTTGCTTCAATCTGGTTTTCCTTTTTTACAAAACCATGTCCTTCATCTTCAAACAAAACATATTCCACAGGAACACCATTTTTCTTAACGCCTGCAACAATTTCATCTGACTCTATTTGCAAAACTCTCGGATCTTTTGCACCTTGTAAAACCATTAATGGCTTGGTTACTTTATCGGTGTGAAAAAGTGGCGATATTCTTTTCAATCGAACAGAATCTACCGTGTGCGGATTTCCTAATTCTAAATACAATGCATCTTTAAACGATTCCCACCACGGTGGAATATTTTTTAACGTACGAACCCAATTCGTTACACCAAAAATATTAACGCCAACATCAAATTCTTCTGGCGCATACGTAAGTGCCGCCATTGTCATATAACCGCCGTATGATCCGCCAATAATTCCAATTTTGTCGCCGTCAATTTCATCTTGCGAAGCCAACCAATTTTTACCTTCAACACAATCTTGCAAATCACCTTCTCCGTGATTCAAATCGTCCATTTTATAAAACGTTTTCCCGTAACCGCTACTTCCTCTATTATTTACAGCAAGTACAGCATATCCATGATTTGTTAAATATTGAATTAATGGATTAAAAGACTGTGTCGATTGCCCACCTGGACCACCATGAACCCAAACCAACGCAGGAACTTTTTCGGTTGCAGAAGCTTGATGCGGTACATAATAAATAGCAGGAATAACTGTACCATCAAACGATTTATAACGAATCACTTTTGCAGTTACCAAATCAGAAAGTTCAACAGTTTTATTAAGCGTACTGGTCAATTTTAGTAAGTCTTTAGAAGCTAAATCATACACATATAAGTCGGATGGCGTATTTGAACCACCAACATACAAACGCATTTTAGTCTCATCTCTAGAAAAACCAACATTGGTAATGCTTTGATCTTTAAAATCGGGTAAATCTATCTTTTCACCTGTGCTTGCGTTTGTTATTTCAATAGCATTTTTAGCATCTTCATTTGAGTAGGTAACCCGATAAGTTCCATTGTCGGTCACATAGCTGCCGTTGATATCCCATGATTTTTTAAGTACTATTTCACGTTTTTCGTCTGCAAAATTGTACTTCATCAAATATGAAAATTCAGCATTTGCATCTGTTGTATAATACAAAACCGAATTGTCACTTGAAAATTCTTCTGCTGAATTTGCGCTTTGTTGCGTATTTACTTTCGCAAACTTTTTGGTTGCTATTGTATATACAAATAAATCGCTATCATTTGTGTTGATACTTTTGCTTAGTGCTAAATAATTTTTATCATCAGAGATATTCTCAATATTATAACCTTTTTCATTTTTATAAATAAGTTTTGGAGTGAATGTTTTCAAATCTATTTCATACAAATCCATATAACGACTGTCACGTTCGTTTGATTGATAGTAGAAACTTTTTTTGTTTTTTGCCCATTTATAAAAAGAAGCTCTGGCACCTTTTTTTGGAGTTAATTCGGTAGAAGTTCCATCAATATTTTTTATGTACAAATGAAAAATCTCATCTCCATTATTGTCCATTCTATATAAAATACGATCGTCTTCTGGAAAGAAAGAAACAGAATAGATTGATGTACTATCCGATTCCGTGATTGGCGTATAATCGCCGCCTTTTGTCGGAACTGTATACATATTGTAAATTCCAGAACGGTTACTCGTAATCAATAACTTTGATTTATCAGAAGAAAAACTTCCACCAAAAACACGTTCGTTATCCATAATTTGTTCAATGGAATATTCCTTTACATTCTTGGCAATATCTTTGTCGTCAGCTTGCTTTTTATCATCTTCACAGGAAATAAAGAAAAGTGAAAGCACAAATAATAAACTTAGTTTTTTCATGATTTTAATTTTTTAGTTGGAATGATGTAGTTTCTTTAAATGGTTTTAAATCAATCTGTTCCATCATAGAACGATAGGTTTTCCATTCGTCGTTAAAGAACGTATTTGTTTTGTTTAATGCATCATTAAGTTCATTTTCAGCATGTTTCATCAATTGATGTTCTGTGTCTGTCAATCCAGCTTGGCGCGAATTAGCATACCAACTTGCCGAACCAATTCGTTGCATGACAGTAATTTCAGGATTTCGCGTAATTCCTTGACGTTTGTCAACTTTCCCTAAATACAATGCAAGAACTTCATCAATTCTTTTCACAATATTTTTCGATTCCTTAATAGCATCTTTGTATTTTTTCTTGTCTAATTTGCCAAGTGTAGCTTGATATTCTTTTGCGATATTCTTACTTTCTACCAACTGTTTCACAGCGTCTGCGGCAGTTTGTGTCATGCTTTCAATTTTCTTTCCAGCTGCATAGGTTTCATTAGTATTTTTCTGAGAAACTTCTAATCTTGGATCGCCCGCAACTTTAATTGTAGTTTCAGAAACTTGATCGCCATATGTCATTTTCAATTGATATGTTCCAGGTTTTACGTCCATTCCGCCAGATTCACGGTTGCGTTTACGAATACTTCTTGAAGGTCTATCAACTCCTTTTTCGTCCATTCTCCAAAACATTCTGTGAATTCCATTTTCCTTTGGAACTTTATTTTTTAAAGTACGAATTAATTTTCCATTATTATAAATCTCTAATTTTAACGAATCCCAAGTAATTTCTCTTTCTTCATTTTCCTCGTCTTCTTTTTGGGAATTTACTCCTGTATCTTCTTGTTCGTTCTCTTCAGCTTCAGTTTCAATTTCAATTTCAGTTTCAACTTCAACTTCATTTTCATCTTCTTTCACATCTTTCTTATTAAAATAATAGGAAATCATTGCGCCACTTCTTTTATTTTCTCCATGATAAATGGCATCTCCACCAAAACGACTTCCCGTTGGTTGTTGATATGCCGCTTGATACGCAGTTGGCGGTTCAAACAAAGCAATATTTTTTGTCAGAATATTTTTATCGCGAGCAATCGCACGCAACGGACGAATATCGTCTAAAACCCAAGCGGCTCTACCAAATGTTCCAATCACTAAATCGTGTTCACGTGGCTGAATCACTAAATCTTTCGTAGAAACTGTCGGGAATCCAGCAGTCCATTTTTGCCATTTTGTTCCAGCGTCAAGCGAAATATACAATCCATCATCTGTTCCTAAAAACAGTAAATTCTTATTCTCAATATCTTCCACAATAGCTAATGTATAACTTTCTACATCTGAAGCATCAACAATGCGTTCCCACGTTGTTCCGTAATTTGTAGTTCTATATGCATACGGTTCGTAATTGAAACGTCTGTAATCATTCGCGATAAGCAATGCTTCACCTTTCTTTTTGTTGGAAGCTTTTACTTGTACAATCCAACTTCCTTTTGGTAAACCTTTCAATCCATTGGTCACTTCTGTCCATTCTTGTCCGCCATTTCTTGTAATATGAACGCGTCCGTCATCGGTTGCTGCCCACAACATATTTCGTTCCAACGGAGAAGGTTCAATGACTAAAACTGTACAATGATTTTCTGCACCAGTTGCATCCATGGTTAATCCGCCACTTTCTGCTTGTTTCAATTTTTCAGGATCATTCGTAGACAAATCTCCCGAAATCACGTTCCATGTCAAACCTTTGTCGGTACTTTTATGTACAAACTGACTTCCAAAATAGAGTGTGCTATTATCAAAAGGATCAATATTAATTGCGGCATTCCAGTTGAAACGTAACTTTACATCAGCATCTGAATGTGTTGGTTTCACGGTGTAATTATTTCCTGTAATCCAATCATAACGAGACACAAAACCTTGTTGACTCATAGACCAACCGTAACGAGAATCATCTTTATCTGGAACAACGTCAAATCCGTCACCAAACGAAATTTCTTGCCAATAGGAGTTGCGAATCCCTTGATCTTTCCACACATATGCAGGTCCGCGCCATGAACCATTATCTTGCATTCCGCCATACACATTATACGGAAATTCATTATCTACATTAATATGATAGAATTGCGCAACGGGTAAATTCCCAATAAATCGCCAAGTTTCTCCACGATCTTTTGAAATGTTCATTCCGCCATCATTTCCATCCATCATAAATTTTCCATTCGTCGGATGAATCCACCACGCATGATGATCTGGATGCACACCATTGTCTACTCCGTAGGCTGGCATTAATTGTCGGAAGTTATTTCCTCCATCATCAGAAACATTTACATACGTAAAAATTGTGTACAATCTGTTTTCGTTTTGTGGATCTACATAAATTTCAGAATAGTAAAACGGACGATTTCCAATGCCAGGTTTGTCGCTAACTTTTGTCCATTTAAACCCGCCATCAACACTTTTATATAAAGCATTCTTTTTTGCTTCAATTAACGCATAAATTATGTTCGGACTGCTTGGAGCGATTGCAATTCCGATTCTTCCCAATTCACCTTTTGGCAAACCTTCTTTATCAGTCAATTTTTTCCATGTTTTTCCGCCATCATGTGTAATGTGTAATCCAGAACCTTCGCCACCAGATTTGAAAAACCACGGATCACGTTTGTGTTCCCACATTGCAGCAATCAATTTATTTGGATTTGTTGGATCCATCACTAAATCAGCCGCTCCAGTTTTATTATTTGCGAATAATATTTGTTTCCAAGTTTCGCCGCCGTCAGTTGTTTTATAAACGCCGCGTTCTGGATGTTCTCCCCAAGGTGAGCCAATTGCCGCCGCATATACAATATTAGGATTTGTAGGATCGATAATCACACGATGAATGTGACGCGTTTTTTCCAATCCCATGGCTTTCCAGTTTTTTCCGCCATCTAAAGTTTTGTAGATTCCGTAACCGCCATTTAGACTATTTCTAGGATTTCCTTCTCCAGTTCCAACCCAAATTACGCTCGGATTTGATTGTTGAATCGCTACTGCGCCAACAGAAGCTGTCACTTCTTTATCGAAAAGTGGTTCCCATTTAATACCGCCAGAAGTAGATTTCCAAAGTCCGCCAGAAGCTGTTCCAACGTACATAACATCAGGATCATTTGTGACAACATCAATTGCTGTAACGCGTCCGCTCATTCCGCCAGGACCAATATTACGCGGTTTCATATTTTTTACCGTTTCCATGGAAAACTCTTGTGCAGAGATACTTATTGCGGAAAAGGTGAGTAGCAATAGGATTAGTTTTTTCATTATTTTTTGGTTGGTTTGTTGTTTTTGTTATTCGTTTTTTGTGAATTTGTCAATTCGTTGGTTTGTTTTTTTGTCTTGTATGTGAAACGTCATTGCGAAAGTTTTGAAAAAACTTGTGGCAATCTGTTTATTTGAACAGATTATTTCGTTGCTGTCGCTCCACGTAATGCCGTAATACATGACTTTTACATTTTACATTTAAAATTTATCATTTTGAGTTTCTAAGTACTTCTCGATACAAAATTCTTCTAGAATTTTACTCGAAGTGACGCTTGGTATTTTAATCATTAAATTATTGAATCATTCAATTTACATTAAACAGATTACTTCGTCGCAAACTCCTCGTAATGACGTTCCGTAGTTATTTTTACATTTAAAATTTATAATTCAACATTTATAATTTCAAAATTATTGATGCCCCAAATGACAACCGCAACCTAGTCTTGAAAAACTTTTAGATTCTTCATGCCAAGGAAATGCCGCATTGTATTTGCTATTTTCCCAATAGAATTGAGAGCGTTTTTTTGCTTCGTTTCCAATCTCGTTCATGGTTTCTGTATCATATAAACGTCCGTTAATCATTGTATGCGTAATGCTTTCTGTGTTTCTGATATTATCTAAAGGATTTTTATCTAAAATGATTAAATCTGCCAATTTTCCAACTTTTAATGAACCAATATCGTTTCCTGCGCCAATATATTCTGCCGGATTGATTGTTGCTGTTTTCAATGCTTCCATTGGCGACATTCCACCTTGACTCATCATCCAAAGTTCCCAGTGTGCGCCGAGTCCTTGCAATTGTCCGTGCGCTCCTAAATTCACTTTTACACCTTTATCTGCTAATGCTTTTACGGTTTCAGAAGTTAAAATATGTCCGTTTTTGTATTCTTCATCAGGCAACATTCTGCGATGTCTTGAGCGAGCATCAATAATTCCTCTTGGCGTGTATTTTAATAACTTTTCATTTTCCCAAACGTTTGTATTTTGATACCAATAAAACTCACCATTTACGCCACCATAATTTACAATTAACGTTGGTGTGTAGCCAGTTTTACTATTTCCCCACAATTCAAAAACGTCTTTATATACAGGCGAAACAGGAATGTTGTGTTCAACTCCTGTGTGTCCATCCATAATCATCGTCATATTGTGATAAAATGTTGATCCGCCTTCTGGAACTACAAATATTCCTTCTTCACGTGCGGCTTGCAAAATTTGTTGGCGTTGCTCGCGTCGTGGCTGATTGTAGCTTTTTACAGATAATGCGCCAAATGCTTTTGTACGTCTTATTGACGAACGTGCGTCTTCCAAATTGTTGACAACTGCTTTGAAATCGCCGTCGGCTCCGTATAAGATAAATCCAGTAGAGTAGAGTCGTGGACCAACTAAAGTTCCGTTTTTCACTAATTCAGACAATGCAAAAACAGTTTCTGTATTTGCTGACGGATCATGCGCTGTGGTAACTCCAAAAGCTAGATTTGCATAGAATTGCCAATGTTTCTGCGTTGTTAATCCATAACGGAATGCGCCAATATGTGCGTGCGCATCTACGATTCCTGGCATGATAGTTTTGCCTGTCATATCGTAGGTTTTGGTTCCGCTTGGAACACGTATGTCAGCAGCTTTTCCAATAGCTTCAATCCGATTGTCTTTGATTAGAATTGTACCTTTTTCAATGACTTCTTCATTTTCCATCGTGATGATTCTCACATTCATAAATGCAATTCGTCCACTTGGTTTATCTGTTTTTTGTGTGAGATTGATCTTGATTCCTTTCGTAGTTAATTCAGGAGTTTTTTCGGGCGAACCGTCTAAAAAAGTAAATCTATTTTTAATTTCATTCGAAAAGTATTCGTCACCTAAAGTCCATAGTACTTTTTTACTGTTTGAAGACCAATGTAAGTTTACACCAGCATCTTTCGCAATTTGAGCTACAGGAAAAGCTTTTGTTTTGTTGTCCAAGTTTACCGTTTGACCGGTTACGATCATTGGCGCAACATATGCTTTGTGCAATTGTGAAAATGCAATCCATTTGTTATCTGGACTTGGAACTAATCTATTCGCATATTTTGACGTAAAGTGTGTGCGTTTGTCGTTTCCTTGAAGATTCACGCTGTGTAACGACTTTGTTATGTTTCCAAAATACGTTCCTCCAGTTTGAATAAAAATACGTTTTCCATCTGCTGAAAAGATTGGATATTCGCCTTGTTCTGTCACGAGTTTTGCATCGCTACCGTTTACTTTCATGGTGTAGATTCCAGCATTTTTAGCAAACGTAAATCCTTGATCGCTGTTTCCACGTTCCTTTCGGTAAACGATATGAGTTCCATCTGGAGAGAAAGAAGGCGTTCTAAAACTTCCTTTGTCGGTTGAAAGTTGCATTGAGTTTCCACCATTTACAGAGATTTTTCGAACTGAACCTGAATTTAGATCATTCCAAGTAACATACACTAGTTCATTTCCGTTAGGAGAAAAACTCGGTTCTGATTCAAAATCAGTTCCGTTTGTGATTCTTTTAGGCGTTCCGTTTGGTAAGTTTTTCTTCCATAAATAACCAACTGCATTGAAAACCAACGTTTTCCCATCAGGTGAAGTGATTGCTTGCCGAATTACTTTTGCATCAAATGTATCTGGCGCAACAGGTGTGTTAAACGAAACTGCTTCTGCAATTTTGATCGTAGCATTTACTTTGAAAGGAATATTGGTTACTTTTAGTGAGGAAACATCTATTTTATGAATTTTTCCGCCTGCCCAAAATACAATTTCGGTGTTATTCGGCATCCAACTAAAGTTTGGATACACACCAAAAATCGCCCAAGCTTCTTGTTGATCTTTATCTAAAGCGTCATATAAAGGCCATTCTTCACCAGTTTCTAAATCATGTAGATATAAAACCGATTTTGTGCGAACTCTTTTGATAAAAGCTATCTTTTTTCCATCTCTAGAAACCTGCGGACGCGATGCGCCACCAGGTCCGCCAGTAATTTTCGTTGTTTTTCCTGTTTGAAAATCGTAACGTTTGATGACATAGATTTGTTTGTTTGGATCTTTATTGTATTGAAAAGAACCACCAGGATAGACATCTTCACTGTAATATACGTAGCGTCCGTCTGGAGAAATAGAAGGTTCATTTACATCTTGTTGATCGTTTTTCTTTTTCGTGATTTGCAAACCTGATCCGCCAGTAATGTGATATTGCCATAGTTCTCCGGCGCCAAGTGAACGTTGAGATGTAAAGTGTTTTCGAGCTACAAACGAATTTCCATCAGGCATCCAAGTGGAATTGTTTAAGAGTCGAAAACTTTCTTTCGTTAGTTGTTTCGCATCCGAACCATCGGAATTCATAACCCAAATGTTATCGCCGCCGCCTGCATCACTCGTAAATAATATTTTAGAACCGTCTGGACTGAAATGCGGTTGTACTTCAAACGGAATTCCTGTGCGTAATACATTGGCATTTCCACCAGAAATTGGCATGCTATAAATATCGCCCAACATATCAAATACTATGGTTTTTCCGTCTGGACTTACGTCCAAATTCATCCAAGTACCTTCAGTTGTAGTAAATTTGTGATCTTTGTAATTGAAGTCTCCAGTTGGATTGGAAACGTCCCATTTTTCAGCTTCTTTTTTGTCTTGAGCAAATAAAATACACGAAAAGAAAAGTCCTAAAAGGACGGAAATATTGGTTCTTAACATTGGGTTTTCAGTTTAAGCTTCTAAAATAGCCAATCTTATGTTAATATTTCTTAAAAGAGTGTTAATACCATCTCTTCATTGAAATCCCTATATTAAAATGTCCTTTTTCCTTTGTATTTCAGCATCA from Kordia antarctica encodes the following:
- a CDS encoding PD40 domain-containing protein, giving the protein MKNTIRLSFLILILMSCESKKSNNSQTTDDSKVIIAKIIIEDDNLFAINSEGIKKQLTFNKSDKNPILSEDSQKVIFIRSVEERNQYTNYKRYKLMEVNIENLLERTITDKKPYADGLDNSYEILHIINPTISLDTKYIYFVTEKYATSNQLVRVNLENGKWKELFATENYELVKKGAYKGLFLISKSEIRDKGRAIYFMICNEEGKTLKDFKDEASFNDFKNSIK
- a CDS encoding WD40/YVTN/BNR-like repeat-containing protein; this translates as MKKLILLLLTFSAISISAQEFSMETVKNMKPRNIGPGGMSGRVTAIDVVTNDPDVMYVGTASGGLWKSTSGGIKWEPLFDKEVTASVGAVAIQQSNPSVIWVGTGEGNPRNSLNGGYGIYKTLDGGKNWKAMGLEKTRHIHRVIIDPTNPNIVYAAAIGSPWGEHPERGVYKTTDGGETWKQILFANNKTGAADLVMDPTNPNKLIAAMWEHKRDPWFFKSGGEGSGLHITHDGGKTWKKLTDKEGLPKGELGRIGIAIAPSSPNIIYALIEAKKNALYKSVDGGFKWTKVSDKPGIGNRPFYYSEIYVDPQNENRLYTIFTYVNVSDDGGNNFRQLMPAYGVDNGVHPDHHAWWIHPTNGKFMMDGNDGGMNISKDRGETWRFIGNLPVAQFYHINVDNEFPYNVYGGMQDNGSWRGPAYVWKDQGIRNSYWQEISFGDGFDVVPDKDDSRYGWSMSQQGFVSRYDWITGNNYTVKPTHSDADVKLRFNWNAAINIDPFDNSTLYFGSQFVHKSTDKGLTWNVISGDLSTNDPEKLKQAESGGLTMDATGAENHCTVLVIEPSPLERNMLWAATDDGRVHITRNGGQEWTEVTNGLKGLPKGSWIVQVKASNKKKGEALLIANDYRRFNYEPYAYRTTNYGTTWERIVDASDVESYTLAIVEDIENKNLLFLGTDDGLYISLDAGTKWQKWTAGFPTVSTKDLVIQPREHDLVIGTFGRAAWVLDDIRPLRAIARDKNILTKNIALFEPPTAYQAAYQQPTGSRFGGDAIYHGENKRSGAMISYYFNKKDVKEDENEVEVETEIEIETEAEENEQEDTGVNSQKEDEENEEREITWDSLKLEIYNNGKLIRTLKNKVPKENGIHRMFWRMDEKGVDRPSRSIRKRNRESGGMDVKPGTYQLKMTYGDQVSETTIKVAGDPRLEVSQKNTNETYAAGKKIESMTQTAADAVKQLVESKNIAKEYQATLGKLDKKKYKDAIKESKNIVKRIDEVLALYLGKVDKRQGITRNPEITVMQRIGSASWYANSRQAGLTDTEHQLMKHAENELNDALNKTNTFFNDEWKTYRSMMEQIDLKPFKETTSFQLKN
- a CDS encoding S9 family peptidase, which encodes MKKLSLLFVLSLFFISCEDDKKQADDKDIAKNVKEYSIEQIMDNERVFGGSFSSDKSKLLITSNRSGIYNMYTVPTKGGDYTPITESDSTSIYSVSFFPEDDRILYRMDNNGDEIFHLYIKNIDGTSTELTPKKGARASFYKWAKNKKSFYYQSNERDSRYMDLYEIDLKTFTPKLIYKNEKGYNIENISDDKNYLALSKSINTNDSDLFVYTIATKKFAKVNTQQSANSAEEFSSDNSVLYYTTDANAEFSYLMKYNFADEKREIVLKKSWDINGSYVTDNGTYRVTYSNEDAKNAIEITNASTGEKIDLPDFKDQSITNVGFSRDETKMRLYVGGSNTPSDLYVYDLASKDLLKLTSTLNKTVELSDLVTAKVIRYKSFDGTVIPAIYYVPHQASATEKVPALVWVHGGPGGQSTQSFNPLIQYLTNHGYAVLAVNNRGSSGYGKTFYKMDDLNHGEGDLQDCVEGKNWLASQDEIDGDKIGIIGGSYGGYMTMAALTYAPEEFDVGVNIFGVTNWVRTLKNIPPWWESFKDALYLELGNPHTVDSVRLKRISPLFHTDKVTKPLMVLQGAKDPRVLQIESDEIVAGVKKNGVPVEYVLFEDEGHGFVKKENQIEANSRILKFLDMYLKKEEPFKN
- a CDS encoding amidohydrolase family protein; the encoded protein is MLRTNISVLLGLFFSCILFAQDKKEAEKWDVSNPTGDFNYKDHKFTTTEGTWMNLDVSPDGKTIVFDMLGDIYSMPISGGNANVLRTGIPFEVQPHFSPDGSKILFTSDAGGGDNIWVMNSDGSDAKQLTKESFRLLNNSTWMPDGNSFVARKHFTSQRSLGAGELWQYHITGGSGLQITKKKNDQQDVNEPSISPDGRYVYYSEDVYPGGSFQYNKDPNKQIYVIKRYDFQTGKTTKITGGPGGASRPQVSRDGKKIAFIKRVRTKSVLYLHDLETGEEWPLYDALDKDQQEAWAIFGVYPNFSWMPNNTEIVFWAGGKIHKIDVSSLKVTNIPFKVNATIKIAEAVSFNTPVAPDTFDAKVIRQAITSPDGKTLVFNAVGYLWKKNLPNGTPKRITNGTDFESEPSFSPNGNELVYVTWNDLNSGSVRKISVNGGNSMQLSTDKGSFRTPSFSPDGTHIVYRKERGNSDQGFTFAKNAGIYTMKVNGSDAKLVTEQGEYPIFSADGKRIFIQTGGTYFGNITKSLHSVNLQGNDKRTHFTSKYANRLVPSPDNKWIAFSQLHKAYVAPMIVTGQTVNLDNKTKAFPVAQIAKDAGVNLHWSSNSKKVLWTLGDEYFSNEIKNRFTFLDGSPEKTPELTTKGIKINLTQKTDKPSGRIAFMNVRIITMENEEVIEKGTILIKDNRIEAIGKAADIRVPSGTKTYDMTGKTIMPGIVDAHAHIGAFRYGLTTQKHWQFYANLAFGVTTAHDPSANTETVFALSELVKNGTLVGPRLYSTGFILYGADGDFKAVVNNLEDARSSIRRTKAFGALSVKSYNQPRREQRQQILQAAREEGIFVVPEGGSTFYHNMTMIMDGHTGVEHNIPVSPVYKDVFELWGNSKTGYTPTLIVNYGGVNGEFYWYQNTNVWENEKLLKYTPRGIIDARSRHRRMLPDEEYKNGHILTSETVKALADKGVKVNLGAHGQLQGLGAHWELWMMSQGGMSPMEALKTATINPAEYIGAGNDIGSLKVGKLADLIILDKNPLDNIRNTESITHTMINGRLYDTETMNEIGNEAKKRSQFYWENSKYNAAFPWHEESKSFSRLGCGCHLGHQ
- a CDS encoding superoxide dismutase family protein; translation: MKKVILIAASALLVLSVSCKKKEDKKDPTKAETETVTTEETETKKITFSLEPKSDSKVFGKVVFAEKDGKVTMSAIMEGLDEGKHAIHIHEKADCSSADGKSTGGHWNPTAQPHGKWGAAEGYHKGDIGNFEVKADGLGTITFTTDQWCIDCDDENKNIVGKAIIVHQGTDDFVTQPTGDAGGRVSCGGIIQ
- a CDS encoding LETM1-related biofilm-associated protein gives rise to the protein MNPSSKGWIKKLLQDYRALPQKEKQHTLDDFYNDLKSCGFIYGTNFRTLFDMIDTNDLSHEELCKVNMLLSFLFMHEHYRSEENFIDSVTGFYNMVADYKSSFLEELFMGKKKSYDLLESMLNKRIAIDDNVITKKFNYFITNTLLFVDILAYEKYIQTGEVTNVYLRNLEASIEAIIFEALDLKKVKTKYDTSLIKLFEASFRFDNRIRLQYDDILQYITNPLTKQYIIDLVCMTFWTDKTIDDQERDLLNRLGKDLKISKKILLKATDDIHLFYTEHRDDIALLKSRNMVKSFYENSSNMVTTLINRNKKRLASELYESKELMSLLSQSTTRSLTDEEQKRVKDQLLDIFKTIPSLAIFMLPGGMLLLPIVIKYIPKILLSSFDDNRVDDD